The Desulfobulbus propionicus DSM 2032 DNA segment CCATCCGGGTCGAGGCATGCTGACCGGTGCCGAAGGCCATGCCCGGATCCATTTCGATCACCTGTTGTCCGGGGGCAGGTTGATACGCCTCCCAGGAAGGCTTGATCACCAAGCCGGAGACGATCTCGAAGGGTTTGAAATATTGCTGCCAGCTGGTGGCCCAGTCCTCGTCGGCCAGCAGGGTGGTGGTCGGCGTTTGCGGGACGAGGTTGTAAAGGGCAAAGAGTTCGGTCATCCGTTCGGTGACCTCGGTCAGGATCTGTTCAGCACTGTGCGAAGGACGCCCCGCATCGTCGGCGGTCAGACGGAAAAAACCGCTGACCAGGGCGCCGGCATCGGTTTCCGGACTCTGTTCCACCCCGGAGCCGCTGAGCACGCCCATGAGATCGCTGACCGGTTCCAGTAGGGGAAGGGGGCAAAAGAGGGAGATTTTCAGCCATTGGCCGGTGGGGGCATGGGAGGTAGTGAGGTTGGTCATCGACGGTCACTGAAGGGAGTTGGTGGATGGGTGATTGGATGCCGCGCCGGCTTGCGTGGCACCCGGACAGTTCACCGATCATACACGCAGCGGGCGAATGGGGCGAGCCTTTCTCTCCGGCAGCCGGGCGACGGTTAAAATTGAGGATTGACAAAAACATCGTTAAACGATTACTTACATCGATTGTCGCTGGTCACGGAATCGCCACATGCGGAGTTGCGGCCGACAGCTGGAAAGTCAATGCCGACAACAGCTCCGGCCGATGCGCGCCATAACGCCGTTTCCCTCCCGTTTGTTCATCTTTTTTTCAGGATGCGCCATGATCGATACCTCGGGACACCATATCGTGTACGGTGAATTGCGGGATTACCTCACCGGCCACGTGCTGCCGGACACCGACGACGAACGGGTACGCCAAGCCCTGGCTCGCCGGCTGGTGGAGCAGCTCGGCTATGCCAGGGAAGAGTTGGAGCCGCGACTGACCATCGATTCCTGCTACAACAACATCCGGGTGCAGACCCTGATCGAACTGACCGCGCGCATTGCGGGCAGGCGGCTGTTCATCCTCCGTTACGGCCCCGGTTCCCTGGTGACCCGCGAGAACGCGGCGGTCGCGGCTGCCCGCGTGCTGGAACCGGCCTACCGTATTCCGCTGGCCATCGTCACCAACGGCCGCGATGCGGAACTGTTGGAAACCGCGCGGGGCAAGGTGCTGGCTACCGGCATGGACTGCATCCCCGACCGGGCCCGCGCCGGAGAGCTGGTGCGGGAATGCGTTTTCGAGCCGTTCGCCGATGCGGAAAAGCGCGATCAGGCGTTGCGCATTCTCAATGTTTTTGATGTGGAGGTCTGCTGCTTTGGCAGCAGCTGCCGGCCACAGCCGCATGACCCATCTGATCACGCCGCGCCGCCGGGCGCGGTCGATCATCTTCAGTGAACCTCTAACTGACACGACGACCATGGAGAAGACACGCAACTGGAACAAGACAAACTGGCACCATTTCCCCGCCCTGCAGCAACCCAACTGGCCGGACAAGGAACGCTACGACGAGATCATTCAGACCCTTTCCTTGTTGCCGCCGTTGGTTTTTGCGGGCGAAATCAGGGATCTGAAAGCCATGCTCGCCAAAGCGGTCCGAGGCGAGGCCTTTCTTCTCCAGGGCGGCGACTGTTCCGAGGAATTTTCCCGCTGCACCGCGCCCAACATCCGCGAAACCCTCAAGGTGCTGCTGCAGATGGCGGTCATTCTCACCTATGCCGGCAACAAGCCGGTGGTTAAGGTGGGCCGCATTGCCGGCCAGTATGCTAAACCGCGTTCCAGCGACACCGAAAAAATTAACGGGATGGAGATTCCCAGCTACCGAGGCGACATGGCCAACTCCGCCGATCCGGTGCTGGAGGCGCGCATCCCCGATCCGGAGCGCCTGCTCAAGGGCTACCACCTGTCGGCGGCGACCATGAACCTGCTGCGCGCCTTCACCCGTGGCGGTTTCGGCTCCCTGCACCGGGTCCAGGCCTGGAACCAGGAGTTCGTCAAGCAATCGCCCATGGGGCGGTCCTACGAGCGCATGGCCAAGCAGATCAGCAACGCGCTCAAATTCATGGAGACCATCGGCATTTCCACCGATATCCCGCAGCTCAAGGAGGCTCAGTTCTTCACCTCCCACGAAGCCCTGTTCCTTGGCTACGAAGAGGCCCTGACCCGCGAGGACTCGATTGCCGGCGGCTGGTACGACTGCTCGGCCCACATGCTGTGGATCGGCGATCGCACCCGGCAGCTCGACGGCGCCCATGTCGAGTTCCTCCGCGGCGTGCGCAATCCGCTGGGCATGAAGGTGGGGCCCAATTACGACAGCGACGACATACTCCGCATCATCGAGCGGCTCAACCCGGACAACGAACCGGGGCGGATCACCCTGATCACCCGTTTCGGTTTCAAGGCCATCGAAAAGCATCTGCCGCCGTTGCTGCGGGCGGTCAAGAAGGCCGGACTGCACGTGCTGTGGACCTGCGATCCGATGCACGCCAACACCTTCAAGGCTGAATCGGGACACAAAACCAGGGATTTCGAGAATATTCTCTCCGAGCTGCGCTGCTTCTTCGAGCTGAATTGGGTGGAAGGAACGGTCCCCGGCGGGGTCCATTTCGAGTTGACCGGTGACGATGTCACCGAATGTATCGGCGGTGCGCGTCAATTGTCCGACGCCCAACTGGGCCAGCGGTATCTGACCACCTGCGATCCACGGCTCAATGCCGAGCAATCGCTGGAGATGGCATTTCAAATCGCGGAGATGATCCGCAGCTGAGACGGTAGGGATGAACCCGGTCCGGGGGCGGCCTGCGGCACTCAGGCCGTGCCCGGATCGGCGGCAAACAGGGCGGCGATCTCCTCGCGGGAGGTGAATTCCAGCAGTTGCTGGCGGTTGGCGTCTTGTTTGAGAATCTTGCTGACCCGGGCCAGGGTGTGGAGGTACTCTCCCCCCTTGCTCGCCGGAGACAGCAACAGCACGAAGAGGTAGACCGAACGGTTGTCGATGGCGTCGAAGTTGATGCCCGCCTTGCTGCGGCCAAAGCACAGCAGGATCTCGTCCAATCCTTCGATCTTGCCGTGAGGGACGGCCACGCCGTTGCCCACGCCGGTGGAACCCACGGATTCACGTTCAAGCAGGACCTTGTAGAGCACCTCTTCGGTGAAGCGGCCGCACTGGGTCGCGGCCAGGCCGGCCAGTTCCCGCAGCGCTCCCTCCTTGGTGGCGGCCTTCATGTCGAGAATGATTGCGTCTTTGTCTAACCCGGGCACGAGCACCGCCTCTTTTGGCTAATTGGTTTTCCGGCGGTGCTTGACCGGAAGAATCTTGAGTTGTTCTCGGTACTTGGCTACGGTGCGACGGGCAACGGTGATGTTCTCCTTGGCCAGCAGTTCGGAAATCTTGTTGTCGCTCAGCGGCTTGGCCGGATTTTCGTTGGTGATCAACTGGCGAATTCGGGTCTTGATGGCCTCGGCGGCCACGCTGTCGCCATCGGCGTTGGGCACGGCGGTGCTGAAAAAATACTTCAGCTCATAGATGCCCTGGGGACAATGAACATACTTGTTCGAGGTCACCCGGCTGACGGTCGATTCGTGCATGCCGATATCCTCGGCCACATCCCGCAGGATCAGGGGCTTCATCGCCGCTGGCCCGTCCTCAAAAAAATCCCGCTGAAACTTGAGCAGGCTCTCCATGACCCGGTAGATGGTCCGCTGTCGCTGTTCGATCGATTTAATGAACCATTCGGCGTTGCGCTTGCTTTCTCGCAGGTAGCCGCGCGACTCGGAGTTGAGTGCGTTCTTCTGCTTGAGCAGCTGCTGGTATTCGCTGGAGAGCTGGAGCTGCGGCAACCCCTCGTCGTTGAGCTGGATGACAAACTCGCCGTCGATCTTGTAGACGTAGACGTCCGGCGCGATGTAGTTGGTTTGCTCGTTGCTGAACTCGTTGCCGGGATAGGGGGTCAATTCCTGGATCACGGCCACCGCTTCGGTGATTTTTTTCAGCGGCACGCCGAGTTCTCTTGCCAACTGCGCGTAGTTGCGCGACTCTAACAGATCCATGTGCTGCTCGACGATCTGGGAGGGCAGAGGATCATCGGCGTCGAGCCGATCGAGCTGCAGAAGCAGGGATTCGCGGATGTCGCGGGCGGCGATGCCCGGTGGATCGAGGCTCTGTACCAGCCGCAGCACTCCCTCGGCTTCCTCCTCGGTACAGTGGCCGTAGGCGCAGATATCCTCGATGCTGGCATCGAGAAAACCGTGGCCATCGAGGTTGCAGACGATGAACGTGGCCAGGTCGGCGTCTTGCTCGCTGAGGTCGAGATGGGTCAGCTGCCATTGGAGGTAGGACGCCAGGCCGGGAACAGCGGAAATGAAGTCGAATTGGGAGGGGGCGTCGGCCGGCGGTGTTTCGTGGGAAAAGGCGATGTCGGTGTCGAAATTGTTGGCGTAATCCTCCCAGTTGACCTCGGCCACGGTGGCCGGATCGTCGCCCTTGATCCGGTCGGTGACGGTGGCTTCGGCCTGGTAGGCATTCTCCTCCCCGTTGAGGGATTCGGGATTGGCCGGTTGTTCGAGCAGGGAGGGGGCCTCCTCCAGCATGGGATTCTGCTCGATTTCCGCTTGCAGGGCCTCGGTCAGCTCAAGACGACCGAGCTGCAACAGTTTGATGGCCTGGCGCAACTGCGGCGTCATCACCAGTTTCTGTGCGAGCTTCAGGTTCTGTCTGAGTTCAAGTGCCATACCGTATCATGTCTGCCGCAGAGGTTTGAGGTCGTCCATGGAGAGGAAAGGAGCCGGATGCCGTCACATGTGAAAATTATCGCCGAGATACATTTTTCTGGCCACCGCGCTCTGAATGATGTCGTCGGCCACGCCGCTGGTCAGTATTTGACCGTTATTCATTATATACGCAAAATCACAGACCTGCAAGGTTTCACGCACGTTGTGGTCAGAAATGAGGATACCCAGTCCCTTGCTTTTTAGCTCGCGGATGATTGCTTGCAGATCGGCCACCGACAGCGGGTCAACCCCGGCAAAGGGTTCGTCCAGGAGGATGAAGCGCGGCCTGGTGGCGAGCGCCCGCATAATCTCCACCCGCCGCCGTTCGCCTCCGGACAAGGCGTGCCCCTTGTTGCCGGCCAGGTACTCCAGTTTGAGTTCGGCCATCAGGTCGCTGATCCGCCGGTTGATTTCATTGCGCGGCAGGCCCAAGGGCTCAAGAACGATGCGGATGTTTTCCTCGACGGTCAGCTTTTTAAAGACCGAAGGCTCCTGGGCCAGGTAGGTGATGCCGCGTGAGGCGCGCTGATGAATCGGCAGCGCGGTGATGTCCTCGCCGTCAAGCAGAATGGTGCCGCTGGTGGGCCGGATGAAGCCGACGATCGAATAGAAGGTGGTGGTCTTGCCGGCGCCGTTGGGGCCGAGCAGGCCGACCACCGATGAACTGCGCACCTGCAGGCTGACCTGGTCCACCACCCGCCGGTTGCGGTATTCCTTGACGATGCCGCAGGTTTCTAGAACAGAGGTGCTGTTCATGGTTTTTTCTTCGATTCCGGGTGAATAACCGCCTTGACCCTGCCTTTGGATTTTTCGTCCTGTTCCACGACCGACCGCTTTTCATTCAGGTAATAGGTGATCGTCTTGCCGGCCACCATGTTTGGTCCCTGCCAGGCCTTGGCATTGCCGGTGAGCACGACCTTGCGTTCCTTGGCAAAGTAATCCATGCGGTCGCCGGTACCCAGCCAATCGCCCTCGCTGATCTTGACATTCTGTTTGCAGATCAGTTTTTCCAACTGGCTGGTGTTCTGGTTGCCCGGCCCGGGCGTCGACGGCTGCCCGTCTTTATTCGCTGGTTTTTCACTGTAGAAAACCGTCATTTCCTCGGAACGGATGATCAGGTTGCCCTGGCGGGCATCGACCTTGCCCAGGAAGACGACCGTGTTTTGATTTTCCTGTGAAACCATGCGATTGGCCTCGATGCTGATCGGTTGGTCAGCATCTTCCACCCCTTGGCAGGGTGCGGCGAGGGCAAGCAGGAGGATCAGGGTCAGATGGATGATTGGTTTGCTGACAGCAGGCAAAGGCCCCATGAGCGTATCCTCTGGAGTGCGGGAGAAAAAAGGGCGATACTGTTTTGGGTTTGGTTTTTGCAAGAACCGGGGGATATTACTTTGTAATCGGACAAATGTAAAGGGGGAGGAGGCGCGCCGTTCCTCCTTTTTCTTTGGCCGGCATTGAAGGGTTTACAGGGGGGGGCGGCAGAGGTAAAATGATCGACTTTCAATGAGCGCACGGGGTTGTGCGGGACGGGAGGAAACAGATGATACGAGAAGAAATCGCCAAGGCCAAGGTATTGGTCGAGTCGTTGCCTTATATCAGCGAATTTCGAGAGAAAACCGTGGTGATCAAGTACGGCGGCCATGCAATGGTCGACGAGACTCTCAAGCGCAACTTTGCCTTGGATGTGATCTTGATGAAATACATCGGCATCAATCCGGTGATCGTCCACGGCGGCGGACCGCAGATCAACCGATTCCTGGAGAAGATGCGGATCACCCCGAGTTATGTTCAGGGGATGCGGGTCACCGACGGCGAAACCATGGATGTGGTCGAAATGGTGCTGGTGGGCAAGGTCAACAAAGAGATCGTCGGCCTGATCAACCACTGCGGCGGTAAGGCGGTGGGGCTGTCCGGCCGGGACGGCGACCTGGTTCAGGCCCGCAAGCTGACCATCCAGGGCAAGCCGGCCGGAGAGGATCGGCCCCCGGAACTGATCGACATCGGCCGGGTCGGAGAAGTCACCCGAATCAACCCCGAGATCCTCGAGGCCCTCGACCGGCAGGATTTCATTCCGGTGATCGCCCCGGTGGGGGTGGGCGAGGACGGGCAGGCATTCAATATTAACGCCGACCTGGTGGCCGGGGCCATTGCCGCCGAACTGAACGCGGTCAAGCTGATGCTGCTCACCGATGTTGAAGGGGTGAAAAATCAGAACGGCGAGCTGATCTCCACCATCTACCGCGACCAGATCGACGACCTGATCAATGCAGGAGTGATCAAGGGGGGGATGATCCCCAAGGTCAACTGCTGCAAATCGGCGCTCGATGGCGGCGTGGCCAAGGCGCATATCATCGACGGCCGGCAGGAACACGCCATTTTGCTGGAAATTTTCACACGAAAAGGGATTGGAACGGAGTTGGTGGCATGAGCAACGAACAGTGGGCGGCCCGGGGCAACGCGGTGTTTATTGGAACCTACAACCGATTTCCGGCGGCCATGGTCAAGGGCAGCGGCTGTCGGTTGTGGGATGCGGATGGCAAGGAGTACCTCGACTTTCTTGCCGGCATAGCGGTGTGTTCGCTGGGACACTGTCATCCCCGCGTTACCGAGGCCATCTGTCGCCAGGCGGCCTCGCTGGTGCATGTGTCCAACCTTTTCCACACCCAGCCGCAGATCGAATTGGCTGAACTGTTGGTGGCCAACAGTTTTGCCGACCGGGTGTTCATGGGCAACAGCGGCGCCGAGGCCAACGAGGCGGCGATCAAGCTGGCCCGGATTTATAGCGGACCGGGCAAGTATGAGATTATCTCGCTCGCCGGTTCCTTCCACGGCCGCACCCTGGCCACGGTGGCCGCCACCGGCCAACCCAAGTTCCACCAGGGTTTCGAGCCCCTGCCGCAAGGGTTTATCCACGCCGAATTCGGCGATCCGCAGACGCTTGAAGGGCTGATCACTCCGCAGACCTGCGCCATCCTGTGCGAGCCGTTGCAGGGCGAGAGCGGTGTCCGGCCCCTGGAGCCCGAATACCTGCAGGCGATCCGGACCATCTGTGACCGGCATGGGTTGTTGCTCATTTTCGACGAAGTCCAGACCGGGCTTGGCCGGACCGGTACCCTGTTTGCCCACCAGCAGCTGGGCGTCACCCCGGACATCATGACCCTGGCCAAGGCCCTGGGCAACGGCTTGCCCATCGGCGCCATGCTGACCACCGAGAAGATCGCCGCCTCCTTGACCGTGGGCACGCATGCCTCGACCTTCGGCGGCAATCCGGTGGCTGCGGCGGCAGCGGTCGAGGTGCTCAAGGTCATGCTCGGCGACGGATTTCTTGCCTCGGTACAGGCGAGAAGCCGCTATTTTGTCGAACGGCTCCAGGGGGTGGCCGAACGGTATCCGCATCTGGCCACCGGCGTGCGCGGCCGGGGGTTGCTGCTCGGGCTGGTGCTGAGCGAGCGGGGCATCGAGCTGGGAATGGAGATCGTCCAACAGATGTTTGCCCAAGGCGCGCTGATCAACTTTGCCGGCAACCGGGTGTTGCGCTTTGTGCCGCCGCTGATCGTCAGTAACGAGGAAATCGACCAGCTGATCGACGCGCTCTGCCGAGTGTTTGACCGCTTGGCCTGAGCCGGTTTCCCGCCGCTGATCGCGCTGCTCGTGGATAGTCTGTCCTTGATGGCTGTCGCCGTGGCTCTGGCCATGGATGCCTTTGCCGTGGCCCTGGCCGCCGGGGCCATCCTTCAGCCGTTGACCTTCCGGCCCTGTTTCCGTTTGGCCTTCCACTTCGGTCTATTTCAAGCGATGATGCCGGTGATCGGTTGGCTGGCCGGCCTCACGGTGCAGTCCTTTGTTGCCGCCTGGAGCCACTGGATCGCCTTTGCCCTGTTGCTGTATATCGGCGGGCGGATGATCCATGAAGCGCTGGGGGCCGGAGAGGGGACGGAGCGAACCAACGATCCCAGCCGGGGCCTGACCATGGTGGCCCTATCCGTGGCCACCAGCATTGATGCCCTGGCCGTGGGGCTGACCCTGGCCATGCTCGATGTGGTTATCTGGATTCCATCGCTGGTGATCGGTCTGGTGGCCTGTGCGTTCACGGTCATGGGGCTGTTTCTCGGCACCCGGGCCGGCGCCCTGTGGGGCAAGCGGGTCGAGGTGGCCGGCGGGGTCATCCTGGTGGCCATCGGCGTGAAAATTCTCCTTTCAGCCCTGTTTCTCGACAAGGCGGTCGCTGGTCTCCTCTAACCCCCTTTCCTGGTTCGCAATCGTCCGCAATCAGGGCTCCCGAGGTGAAATCCCTTTGCAAACGACCTGTTTTTTTGTATCAGTTGTTTTTTTACCCGGAGAGACATCGGTATGGCTGGGCGCCTGAGGGCTGAGAGGCGGAGATACGGTGTTGTTCCCGGATTACATGGGATAGCGTTATGAACAACCACCTGTTGGCATTGGGCGATTTTACTCAGGAAGAACTGCGCGCGTTGATTGATCGGGCCCTGGAGCTCAAGGCGGA contains these protein-coding regions:
- a CDS encoding 50S ribosomal protein L11 methyltransferase gives rise to the protein MTNLTTSHAPTGQWLKISLFCPLPLLEPVSDLMGVLSGSGVEQSPETDAGALVSGFFRLTADDAGRPSHSAEQILTEVTERMTELFALYNLVPQTPTTTLLADEDWATSWQQYFKPFEIVSGLVIKPSWEAYQPAPGQQVIEMDPGMAFGTGQHASTRMALELIKGSMESIQPQEALDVGTGTGILAMAATRFGAKRVIAIDNDPDAVAVARENIEKNGLAGRIEVSATPVTQIQGSFPLVCANIVHDVLVDMAPALAALTAAGGHLVLAGILRGGQEANILGVYGNLGCASLDRRYQDEWVALLLRRP
- a CDS encoding type I restriction enzyme HsdR N-terminal domain-containing protein, producing the protein MIDTSGHHIVYGELRDYLTGHVLPDTDDERVRQALARRLVEQLGYAREELEPRLTIDSCYNNIRVQTLIELTARIAGRRLFILRYGPGSLVTRENAAVAAARVLEPAYRIPLAIVTNGRDAELLETARGKVLATGMDCIPDRARAGELVRECVFEPFADAEKRDQALRILNVFDVEVCCFGSSCRPQPHDPSDHAAPPGAVDHLQ
- a CDS encoding class II 3-deoxy-7-phosphoheptulonate synthase; translation: MEKTRNWNKTNWHHFPALQQPNWPDKERYDEIIQTLSLLPPLVFAGEIRDLKAMLAKAVRGEAFLLQGGDCSEEFSRCTAPNIRETLKVLLQMAVILTYAGNKPVVKVGRIAGQYAKPRSSDTEKINGMEIPSYRGDMANSADPVLEARIPDPERLLKGYHLSAATMNLLRAFTRGGFGSLHRVQAWNQEFVKQSPMGRSYERMAKQISNALKFMETIGISTDIPQLKEAQFFTSHEALFLGYEEALTREDSIAGGWYDCSAHMLWIGDRTRQLDGAHVEFLRGVRNPLGMKVGPNYDSDDILRIIERLNPDNEPGRITLITRFGFKAIEKHLPPLLRAVKKAGLHVLWTCDPMHANTFKAESGHKTRDFENILSELRCFFELNWVEGTVPGGVHFELTGDDVTECIGGARQLSDAQLGQRYLTTCDPRLNAEQSLEMAFQIAEMIRS
- a CDS encoding PTS sugar transporter subunit IIA — protein: MPGLDKDAIILDMKAATKEGALRELAGLAATQCGRFTEEVLYKVLLERESVGSTGVGNGVAVPHGKIEGLDEILLCFGRSKAGINFDAIDNRSVYLFVLLLSPASKGGEYLHTLARVSKILKQDANRQQLLEFTSREEIAALFAADPGTA
- the rpoN gene encoding RNA polymerase factor sigma-54, with the protein product MALELRQNLKLAQKLVMTPQLRQAIKLLQLGRLELTEALQAEIEQNPMLEEAPSLLEQPANPESLNGEENAYQAEATVTDRIKGDDPATVAEVNWEDYANNFDTDIAFSHETPPADAPSQFDFISAVPGLASYLQWQLTHLDLSEQDADLATFIVCNLDGHGFLDASIEDICAYGHCTEEEAEGVLRLVQSLDPPGIAARDIRESLLLQLDRLDADDPLPSQIVEQHMDLLESRNYAQLARELGVPLKKITEAVAVIQELTPYPGNEFSNEQTNYIAPDVYVYKIDGEFVIQLNDEGLPQLQLSSEYQQLLKQKNALNSESRGYLRESKRNAEWFIKSIEQRQRTIYRVMESLLKFQRDFFEDGPAAMKPLILRDVAEDIGMHESTVSRVTSNKYVHCPQGIYELKYFFSTAVPNADGDSVAAEAIKTRIRQLITNENPAKPLSDNKISELLAKENITVARRTVAKYREQLKILPVKHRRKTN
- the lptB gene encoding LPS export ABC transporter ATP-binding protein, coding for MNSTSVLETCGIVKEYRNRRVVDQVSLQVRSSSVVGLLGPNGAGKTTTFYSIVGFIRPTSGTILLDGEDITALPIHQRASRGITYLAQEPSVFKKLTVEENIRIVLEPLGLPRNEINRRISDLMAELKLEYLAGNKGHALSGGERRRVEIMRALATRPRFILLDEPFAGVDPLSVADLQAIIRELKSKGLGILISDHNVRETLQVCDFAYIMNNGQILTSGVADDIIQSAVARKMYLGDNFHM
- the lptA gene encoding lipopolysaccharide transport periplasmic protein LptA encodes the protein MGPLPAVSKPIIHLTLILLLALAAPCQGVEDADQPISIEANRMVSQENQNTVVFLGKVDARQGNLIIRSEEMTVFYSEKPANKDGQPSTPGPGNQNTSQLEKLICKQNVKISEGDWLGTGDRMDYFAKERKVVLTGNAKAWQGPNMVAGKTITYYLNEKRSVVEQDEKSKGRVKAVIHPESKKKP
- the argB gene encoding acetylglutamate kinase, coding for MIREEIAKAKVLVESLPYISEFREKTVVIKYGGHAMVDETLKRNFALDVILMKYIGINPVIVHGGGPQINRFLEKMRITPSYVQGMRVTDGETMDVVEMVLVGKVNKEIVGLINHCGGKAVGLSGRDGDLVQARKLTIQGKPAGEDRPPELIDIGRVGEVTRINPEILEALDRQDFIPVIAPVGVGEDGQAFNINADLVAGAIAAELNAVKLMLLTDVEGVKNQNGELISTIYRDQIDDLINAGVIKGGMIPKVNCCKSALDGGVAKAHIIDGRQEHAILLEIFTRKGIGTELVA
- a CDS encoding acetylornithine transaminase, which produces MSNEQWAARGNAVFIGTYNRFPAAMVKGSGCRLWDADGKEYLDFLAGIAVCSLGHCHPRVTEAICRQAASLVHVSNLFHTQPQIELAELLVANSFADRVFMGNSGAEANEAAIKLARIYSGPGKYEIISLAGSFHGRTLATVAATGQPKFHQGFEPLPQGFIHAEFGDPQTLEGLITPQTCAILCEPLQGESGVRPLEPEYLQAIRTICDRHGLLLIFDEVQTGLGRTGTLFAHQQLGVTPDIMTLAKALGNGLPIGAMLTTEKIAASLTVGTHASTFGGNPVAAAAAVEVLKVMLGDGFLASVQARSRYFVERLQGVAERYPHLATGVRGRGLLLGLVLSERGIELGMEIVQQMFAQGALINFAGNRVLRFVPPLIVSNEEIDQLIDALCRVFDRLA
- a CDS encoding manganese efflux pump produces the protein MDSLSLMAVAVALAMDAFAVALAAGAILQPLTFRPCFRLAFHFGLFQAMMPVIGWLAGLTVQSFVAAWSHWIAFALLLYIGGRMIHEALGAGEGTERTNDPSRGLTMVALSVATSIDALAVGLTLAMLDVVIWIPSLVIGLVACAFTVMGLFLGTRAGALWGKRVEVAGGVILVAIGVKILLSALFLDKAVAGLL